One window from the genome of Spirochaetota bacterium encodes:
- the cas2 gene encoding CRISPR-associated endonuclease Cas2 yields MYIILVYDISTLTSAGRNRLPKVLTKCRQYLHHTQKSVFEGEITESKLFTLXXKXFALKQEIARLINDKEDYVVIYQLPQKTVLERENIGIDFDPTDRII; encoded by the coding sequence ATGTATATCATTCTTGTGTACGACATATCAACATTGACGTCAGCAGGGCGCAACCGCCTTCCAAAAGTTCTGACCAAGTGCAGGCAATATTTACATCATACCCAAAAGTCGGTATTTGAAGGCGAAATAACAGAATCAAAGTTGTTTACCTTAANNNNNAAGTNATTTGCTTTAAAACAGGAGATAGCAAGGCTGATAAATGATAAAGAGGATTATGTTGTGATATATCAGCTGCCTCAAAAAACAGTTTTAGAAAGAGAAAATATTGGAATAGATTTTGATCCAACTGATAGAATTATATAA